In a genomic window of Apteryx mantelli isolate bAptMan1 chromosome 2, bAptMan1.hap1, whole genome shotgun sequence:
- the METTL4 gene encoding N(6)-adenine-specific methyltransferase METTL4 isoform X1: MMSVIHRLTAGWLLDHLSFINQCGYEIYDSFAHPRCVTLNTSVPSAGDHCATSTCATTYSLRDAPTPGPGDAVETEGKAGKARYVFREEFFDILKPHIVAALQERLWQGGSEVSLAETEASSSGVEHREGTEGGIGDLVASARKKRKRKCVFNQGELDALEYHTKIRELIWEGTLHLVQEGLKSGFLHCTTTKLSRSKNVVPGHVGCGLAELCEMAKQFPAINDSDHQAVQAIDDETFIPEQDLLSCVTENNSNCAKMIVLMGQKYLVPPKSSFLLSDISCLQPLLNYKKKYDVIVMDPPWENKSVKRSNRYGHLSSWQIKQIPVSALAAPNCLVVTWVTNRQKHLRFVKDELYPHWSVKTLAEWHWVKITRSGEFVLPLDSSHKKPYEVLVLGRVQGSVEEALRISDDVLPIPDHKLIVSVPCGLHSHKPPLTEVLAEFIKPDVECLELFARSLQPGWTSWGNEVLKFQHVDYFTLLQDEN; the protein is encoded by the exons ATGATGTCTGTGATCCATCGACTGACAGCAGGGTGGCTCCTGGATCATCTCTCTTTCATCAACCAATGTGGCTACGAGATATACGACTCCTTTGCACACCCTCGTTGTGTTACTCTCAAcacttctgtcccttctgctggaGATCACTGTGCTACTTCTACCTGTGCTACCACCTACTCATTGAGAGATGCTCCTACTCCTGGTCCTGGAGATGCTGTAGAAACAGAAGGTAAAGCAGGAAAAGCAAGATATGTGTTTCGGGAAGAGTTCTTTGATATTTTAAAGCCCCATATAGTTGCAGCTCTTCAGGAACGGCTGTGGCAGGGAGGCTCTGAGGTGAGCCTTGCAGAAACAGAGGCCAGCAGCAGTGGGGTGGAACACCGAGAAGGAACCGAGGGTGGCATTGGAGATCTTGTTGCCAGTGCAAGGAAG AAACGCAAAAGAAAATGTGTGTTCAACCAAGGCGAACTGGATGCATTAGAATACCATACAAAG ATCAGGGAGCTCATTTGGGAAGGCACTTTGCATTTAGTCCAAGAAGGACTCAAAAGTGGTTTTCTTCACTGCACTACTACAAAACTCAGTCGCAGCAAGAACGTTGTTCCAGGACATGTTGGCTGTGGGTTGGCCGAATTATGTGAAATGGCAAAGCAGTTTCCAGCTATAAACGACAGCGACCATCAAGCTGTACAAGCAATAGATGATGAAACCTTCATTCCAGAGCAGGACCTGCTTTCGTGTGTTACAGAAAACAACTCAAACTGTGCAAAGATGATTGTGTTAATGGGGCAGAAGTACTTGGTGCCACCAAAAAGCAGTTTCCTTTTATCTGATATTTCATGTTTACAGCCACTGCTGAACT ACAAGAAAAAATATGATGTAATTGTGATGGATCCACCATGGGAAAACAAATCTGTTAAAAGGAGTAACCG ATATGGCCACTTGTCTTCCTGGCAAATCAAGCAGATTCCTGTATCAGCACTAGCTGCTCCAAATTGTCTTGTAGTCACGTGGGTGACTAATAGACAGAAGCACTTACGTTTTGTTAAGGATGAACTTTATCCTCATTGGTCTGTGAAAACACTCGCTGAGTGGCACTGGGTAAAA ATTACCAGATCTGGAGAATTTGTATTGCCTTTGGATTCTTCCCACAAAAAGCCCTATGAAGTTCTTGTATTGGGGAGAGTTCAAGGAAGCGTAGAGGAAGCCTTAAG GATATCTGATGATGTACTTCCAATTCCAGACCATAAGTTAATTGTCAGCGTACCCTGCGGTCTGCATTCACATAAACCCCCTCTTACTG AGGTTCTGGCAGAATTTATCAAGCCAGATGTGGAATGTTTGGAGTTGTTTGCTCGCAGCCTACAGCCTGGTTGGACCAGCTGGGGAAATGAGGTTCTGAAGTTTCAGCACGTTGATTATTTCACTCTTCTGCAGGATGAAAACTGA
- the METTL4 gene encoding N(6)-adenine-specific methyltransferase METTL4 isoform X2, which yields MMSVIHRLTAGWLLDHLSFINQCGYEIYDSFAHPRCVTLNTSVPSAGDHCATSTCATTYSLRDAPTPGPGDAVETEGKAGKARYVFREEFFDILKPHIVAALQERLWQGGSEVSLAETEASSSGVEHREGTEGGIGDLVASARKKRKRKCVFNQGELDALEYHTKIRELIWEGTLHLVQEGLKSGFLHCTTTKLSRSKNVVPGHVGCGLAELCEMAKQFPAINDSDHQAVQAIDDETFIPEQDLLSCVTENNSNCAKMIVLMGQKYLVPPKSSFLLSDISCLQPLLNYKKKYDVIVMDPPWENKSVKRSNRYGHLSSWQIKQIPVSALAAPNCLVVTWVTNRQKHLRFVKDELYPHWSVKTLAEWHWVKRFWQNLSSQMWNVWSCLLAAYSLVGPAGEMRF from the exons ATGATGTCTGTGATCCATCGACTGACAGCAGGGTGGCTCCTGGATCATCTCTCTTTCATCAACCAATGTGGCTACGAGATATACGACTCCTTTGCACACCCTCGTTGTGTTACTCTCAAcacttctgtcccttctgctggaGATCACTGTGCTACTTCTACCTGTGCTACCACCTACTCATTGAGAGATGCTCCTACTCCTGGTCCTGGAGATGCTGTAGAAACAGAAGGTAAAGCAGGAAAAGCAAGATATGTGTTTCGGGAAGAGTTCTTTGATATTTTAAAGCCCCATATAGTTGCAGCTCTTCAGGAACGGCTGTGGCAGGGAGGCTCTGAGGTGAGCCTTGCAGAAACAGAGGCCAGCAGCAGTGGGGTGGAACACCGAGAAGGAACCGAGGGTGGCATTGGAGATCTTGTTGCCAGTGCAAGGAAG AAACGCAAAAGAAAATGTGTGTTCAACCAAGGCGAACTGGATGCATTAGAATACCATACAAAG ATCAGGGAGCTCATTTGGGAAGGCACTTTGCATTTAGTCCAAGAAGGACTCAAAAGTGGTTTTCTTCACTGCACTACTACAAAACTCAGTCGCAGCAAGAACGTTGTTCCAGGACATGTTGGCTGTGGGTTGGCCGAATTATGTGAAATGGCAAAGCAGTTTCCAGCTATAAACGACAGCGACCATCAAGCTGTACAAGCAATAGATGATGAAACCTTCATTCCAGAGCAGGACCTGCTTTCGTGTGTTACAGAAAACAACTCAAACTGTGCAAAGATGATTGTGTTAATGGGGCAGAAGTACTTGGTGCCACCAAAAAGCAGTTTCCTTTTATCTGATATTTCATGTTTACAGCCACTGCTGAACT ACAAGAAAAAATATGATGTAATTGTGATGGATCCACCATGGGAAAACAAATCTGTTAAAAGGAGTAACCG ATATGGCCACTTGTCTTCCTGGCAAATCAAGCAGATTCCTGTATCAGCACTAGCTGCTCCAAATTGTCTTGTAGTCACGTGGGTGACTAATAGACAGAAGCACTTACGTTTTGTTAAGGATGAACTTTATCCTCATTGGTCTGTGAAAACACTCGCTGAGTGGCACTGGGTAAAA AGGTTCTGGCAGAATTTATCAAGCCAGATGTGGAATGTTTGGAGTTGTTTGCTCGCAGCCTACAGCCTGGTTGGACCAGCTGGGGAAATGAGGTTCTGA
- the NDC80 gene encoding kinetochore protein NDC80 homolog, which translates to MRRSSSTSGSSSRQSVMALRVQDTNKMGLQTPQTKDRGTFGKLSMSKPTSGTSERKVSFFGKRTSSVGGSRNSQYGVFGTEKIKDPRPLHDKAYIQQCIKQLCELLVENGYAHNVSMKSLQSPSVKDFLKIFTFIYGFLCPSYELPDSKFEEEIPRVFKELGYPFPLSKSSMYTVGAPHTWPQIVTALVWLIDCVKLYSAIRENAPSFDDGQSWGGETDDGIVHNKLFVDYTVKCYEHFMKGGDTFEEFDAEVQSKLKDLFNIDEFQIEGLAAENKRLHEEIARLEKERESEPDRLVSLRKLKSSLQADVQKYQAYMANLESHTTILDQKMKGVNEEVETAEMEVEAMKQENARLQYIFDNQKYSVADIERINHERNELQQTINKLTKELEAEEHQLWNEELKYARNKEAIETQLAEYHKLARKLKLIPISAENSKGHDFEIQFNPEAGPNCLVKYRTQIKAPLMEIINQTEEEIRKATHRKMSLEDTLEQVNTMIEERKSSVKMLKEEAEKLDDLYHQKLKEAEEEEQKCANELELLEKHKHLLESGVNEGLSEATNELHDIQRQYQVVMQTTTEESRKAGDNLNRLLEVITTHVVSIEKYLDEQNVKIDRDYEEFMSEDLLSTLTRILDSYKRKAERV; encoded by the exons ATGAGACGAAGCTCAAGTACTTCCGGGAGTAGTAGTCGGCAGTCTGTGATGGCACTGAGAGTACAGGACACCAACAAGATGGGTCTCCAAACACCTCAGAC gAAGGACAGAGGAACATTTGGGAAGCTGAGCATGAGCAAACCTACGTCTGGAACTTCTGAAAGAAAAGTCAGCTTTTTTGGCAAAAG aACTAGCAGTGTTGGAGGTTCACGCAACAGTCAGTATGGTGTGTTTGGTACAGAAAAGATCAAGGATCCCAGGCCGCTTCATGACAAGGCATACATTCAACAATGTATCAAACAGCTCTGTGAG cttCTTGTTGAGAATGGTTATGCCCATAATGTCTCCATGAAATCACTACAGTCTCCATCTGTTAAGGATTTCTTAAAAATCTTCACTTTTATCTAtggctttctctgcccttcttatGAACTGCCTGATTCAAAATTTGAAGAGGAAATTCCCAGAGTTTTTAAAGAGCTTGG GTacccttttcctttgtcaaaaagCTCAATGTATACAGTGGGAGCACCACACACATGGCCTCAGATTGTCACAGCTTTGGTTTGGTTAATTGATTGTGTCAAG CTGTATTCTGCTATAAGGGAAAATGCACCATCGTTTGATGATggacagagctggggaggagagacaGATGATGGAATTGTACATAATAAG cTTTTCGTGGACTACACTGTGAAGTGCTATGAGCATTTCATGAAAGGGGGAGATACTTTTGAAGAATTTGATGCAGAAGTGCAGTCAAAATTAA aggaTTTATTTAACATAGATGAATTCCAGATAGAAGGTTtagctgcagaaaacaaaaggCTTCACGAAGAGATCGCaagactagaaaaagaaagggaaagtgaGCCG GATCGTTTAGTATCTCTGCGAAAGCTGAAATCTTCATTGCAAGCAGATGTCCAGAAATACCAGGCTTATATGGCAAATCTAGAATCTCATACAACCATCCTTGATCAGAAAATGAAAGGTGTTAATGAAGAAGTTGAGACAGCAG AAATGGAAGTAGAAGCAATGAAACAGGAAAATGCCCGCCTCCAGTACATCTTTGATAACCAGAAGTACTCCGTTGCGGACATTGAGAGAATAAATCATGAGAGGAATGAGTTGCAGCAAACCATCAACAAACTGACTAAGGAACTAGAAGCAGAAGAACATCAACTGTGGAATGAGGAGCTAAAATATGCTAGAAATAAAGAGGCG aTCGAAACACAACTGGCAGAGTATCATAAACTGGCTAGAAAGCTGAAATTAATTCCAATAAGTGCTGAGAATTCCAAAGGCCACGACTTCGAGATTCAGTTTAATCCTGAGGCAGGACCAAATTGCCTAGTCAAATACAGAACTCAGATTAAG GCTCCCCTTATGGAGATCATAAACCAGACTGAGGAAGAAATTAGAAAAGCTACTCACCGGAAAATGAGTTTGGAAGATACTTTAGAACAG gTGAACACAATGatagaggagaggaaaagcagtGTGAAAATGCTGAAAGAAGAAGCTGAAAAGCTGGATGATCTTTACCATCAGAAGCTTAAG gaggcagaagaggaagaacaaaaatGTGCAAATGAGCTGGAATTGTTAGAGAAGCATAAACACTTACTTGAGAGTGGTGTCAATGAAGGTCTCAGTGAAGCCACAAATGAATTGCATGATATTCAGCGACA ATACCAAGTTGTTATGCAAACAACAacagaagagagcaggaaagcaggtGATAACTTGAATCGTCTTCTAGAAGTGATTACTACTCATGTAGTATCTATAGAG AAATATCTTGATGAACAGAATGTGAAAATTGACAGAGACTATGAAGAATTCATGTCTGAAGATCTATTGTCAACCTTGACCAGAATTCTAGacagctacaaaaggaaggctgaacgtgTGTAG